In the Nicotiana tabacum cultivar K326 chromosome 16, ASM71507v2, whole genome shotgun sequence genome, one interval contains:
- the LOC107790421 gene encoding uncharacterized protein LOC107790421 has product MYPIERYLGTLKSYVRNRACPEGSIAEAYIANECMAFYSRFLEGRDSRSYCSRKWSDEIEHETNKEESLFPTVGESYGGVDVFELDDKTWLQAHQHVLFNCESEVVENYKKEHIAEIKRAYRKRRLTQHQLDHVHFDTFHEWFKEQVKELEATSNILKDVKVLEQGPSYIAKKFSAFDVNSK; this is encoded by the exons ATGTATCCAATTGAGAG GTATTTGGGTACTTTAAAATCATATGTTCGTAATCGTGCATGTCCAGAAGGTTCAATAGCAGAAGCATACATAGCAAATGAGTGTATGGCATTCTACTCACGATTTTTAGAGGGTAGAGATTCAAGGTCTTATTGTTcaagaaaatggagtgatgaaaTTGAGCATGAGACTAATAAAGAAGAATCTCTTTTTCCTACTGTTGGGGAGTCGTACGGTGGAGTAGATGTATTTGAGTTAGATGACAAAACATGGTTGCAAGCACATCAGCATGTGCTTTTCAATTGTGAATCAGAAGTGGTTGAGAATTATAAAAA GGAACATATTGCTGAAATCAAAAGAGCATATCGTAAGCGTCGTTTGACACAACATCAACTTGATCATGTGCATTTCGATACATTTCATGAGTGGTTCAAGGAGCAA GTAAAGGAGTTGGAAGCCACATCTAACATCTTAAAGGATGTTAAAGTCCTAGAACAAGGACCGAGTTACATTGCAAAAAAATTTAGTGCATTCGAtgttaattccaaataa
- the LOC142170418 gene encoding uncharacterized protein LOC142170418, which translates to MEQYLPTPKTTKVIWKFPEAGYIKVNIDGASRGNPGRSAVGFALSNKEGDLMYGCGKEIAEGTNTQAEAKAIVEALRYYVEHDYVLIDLHTDSMILKNAVEGEWPIPWSIAR; encoded by the coding sequence ATGGAGCAATATCTGCCTACACCGAAGACAACAAAGGTGATTTGGAAATTCCCAGAAGCAGGATATATTAAAGTGAATATTGATGGGGCTAGCAGGGGCAACCCAGGGAGAAGTGCTGTTGGTTTTGCATTGAGCAATAAAGAAGGGGATTTGATGTATGGTTGTGGTAAAGAAATTGCTGAGGGAACGAATACTCAGGCAGAAGCTAAGGCTATAGTCGAAGCTCTTAGATATTATGTAGAACATGACTATGTTCTTATAGACCTGCATACAGATTCAATGATATTGAAGAATGCAGTGGAAGGAGAATGGCCTATCCCTTGGTCTATAGCAAGATAA